One segment of Niveibacterium microcysteis DNA contains the following:
- a CDS encoding outer membrane beta-barrel protein has protein sequence MMKKTALAVALAAAFASAPAFAQEDLRAEMRALREEVQRLRAELDAVKAAAPAARSAQVATPIAPAPASAQTAVASSSPTSPAGATVAAAAEPAESATRLFGYGEISFSRPQDAAQAQATVGRVVLGLGHQFNERTKIVTELEVENAVVSADDQGEVAIEQAYVEHQINDGLAVKAGLYLIPLGYLNESHEPPNYFGVKRNFVETAIIPTTWREIGIGLTGSTDFGLRWDAGVTTGFDLTKWDATDAEALESPLGAVHQEGQFAKAGNLALYGALNYNGQPGLNVGGGVFIGDVAQKQPDFASPDARLTLAEAHARWTPGNWDLSALYAIGSFSNVEQFNLTQVGNPYPVPKRFDGWYAQAGYKAWAQGDYALLPFVRYEQFNTARKYDDALAQFGYAAQPTEAVVTAGASFKLHPQVVLKADYQWFRENSSRDMFNLGIGFAY, from the coding sequence ATGATGAAGAAAACCGCGCTGGCCGTAGCGCTGGCGGCCGCATTCGCGAGTGCGCCAGCGTTTGCCCAGGAAGACCTGCGCGCCGAAATGCGCGCGCTGCGCGAAGAAGTGCAACGGCTACGCGCCGAGCTTGATGCCGTGAAGGCTGCCGCACCCGCGGCCCGCAGCGCGCAGGTAGCAACGCCTATCGCCCCTGCTCCCGCTTCCGCACAAACCGCCGTGGCATCGTCCTCACCCACGTCACCTGCCGGGGCCACGGTGGCTGCCGCCGCGGAGCCGGCGGAGTCGGCTACACGCCTGTTCGGCTACGGCGAAATCAGCTTCAGCCGGCCGCAAGACGCCGCCCAGGCGCAGGCCACGGTGGGACGCGTGGTGCTCGGGCTCGGGCACCAATTCAACGAACGCACGAAGATCGTTACGGAGCTCGAAGTTGAAAACGCAGTCGTTTCGGCTGACGATCAGGGTGAAGTCGCGATCGAACAGGCGTACGTCGAGCATCAGATCAATGATGGCCTGGCGGTCAAGGCGGGTCTTTATCTGATCCCGCTGGGCTACCTGAACGAATCGCACGAGCCGCCCAACTACTTTGGCGTCAAGCGCAATTTCGTCGAGACCGCGATCATCCCGACCACCTGGCGAGAGATCGGCATTGGCCTCACGGGCAGCACGGACTTCGGCCTGCGCTGGGACGCTGGCGTCACGACGGGATTCGACCTCACGAAGTGGGACGCTACCGATGCCGAAGCGCTCGAATCGCCACTCGGCGCGGTCCATCAGGAAGGGCAATTCGCCAAGGCAGGCAATCTCGCGCTTTACGGTGCGCTGAACTACAACGGCCAGCCCGGGCTGAACGTTGGCGGCGGTGTATTCATCGGCGACGTCGCGCAAAAGCAACCCGATTTCGCCAGCCCGGACGCTCGTCTGACCTTGGCAGAGGCGCACGCACGATGGACTCCGGGCAACTGGGATCTCAGCGCGCTGTATGCGATCGGCAGCTTCTCAAACGTTGAACAATTCAACCTGACCCAGGTCGGCAACCCATATCCGGTGCCCAAGCGCTTTGATGGCTGGTATGCACAGGCCGGCTACAAGGCTTGGGCCCAGGGCGACTATGCTCTGCTGCCGTTCGTCCGCTACGAGCAATTCAATACCGCCCGCAAGTACGACGACGCCCTCGCTCAGTTCGGCTACGCAGCGCAACCGACAGAAGCCGTGGTCACCGCCGGTGCAAGCTTCAAGCTGCATCCGCAGGTGGTGCTGAAGGCGGATTACCAGT
- a CDS encoding cytochrome-c peroxidase: MCVSLLGCGGGGDSASATSAPGLPSETLSTVGELGRQIFLDPSLSASGKISCATCHDPSAGHAAPGSGSGNIGTPDGGTQLDVQGFRKAPSLRYLRFAPAFNFDAEGTPNGGFMRDGRFGSLAEQASKPFFEPHEMALADSAALAAKARVAPWAAAFRAQFGEAVFDDPARALDRIAYALAEYQKEDPDFARFDSKYDAFLAGKTKLSDSEMRGLALFNDPRKGNCAACHPASTPANAPGPLFTDFSYDNLGVPRNPKIRANADPNRFDLGLCGPFRADLTGRTDLCGAFKVPTLRNVALGGPYFHNGRFETLKEALRFYVRRDTNPEEWYPRLPDGSIDKFDDLPAAWKGNVNTTEAPYNRKPGDAPALNDAEIDDLIAFLNTLNDGWQPK, translated from the coding sequence ATGTGTGTGTCACTGCTCGGCTGCGGTGGCGGCGGAGATTCCGCGTCTGCCACCAGCGCACCGGGGCTACCCTCAGAAACGCTCAGCACGGTCGGCGAACTCGGGCGTCAGATCTTCCTAGACCCCTCATTGTCGGCCTCCGGCAAGATATCCTGCGCGACCTGCCATGACCCGTCAGCCGGGCACGCGGCACCAGGGTCTGGCAGTGGCAATATCGGCACGCCCGACGGCGGCACGCAACTCGATGTACAGGGCTTCCGGAAAGCGCCGTCGCTTCGCTATTTGCGTTTCGCTCCAGCATTCAACTTCGACGCCGAAGGCACGCCAAACGGTGGCTTCATGCGCGACGGCCGGTTTGGCAGTCTTGCCGAACAGGCAAGCAAACCGTTCTTCGAACCCCACGAGATGGCGCTGGCGGATAGCGCAGCGCTGGCAGCAAAGGCCCGCGTAGCACCCTGGGCAGCCGCTTTCCGCGCGCAGTTCGGCGAGGCCGTGTTTGACGACCCGGCGCGTGCGCTCGACCGCATCGCTTACGCGCTGGCGGAGTATCAGAAGGAAGACCCGGACTTTGCCCGCTTCGACAGCAAGTACGACGCCTTCCTGGCCGGCAAGACCAAGCTGAGCGACTCAGAAATGCGCGGGCTGGCGCTGTTCAACGATCCACGCAAGGGTAACTGTGCCGCATGCCACCCGGCCAGCACCCCGGCTAATGCGCCAGGGCCGTTGTTCACCGATTTCAGCTACGACAACCTTGGCGTGCCGCGCAATCCCAAGATCCGCGCAAACGCTGACCCGAACCGATTCGATCTGGGGCTTTGTGGTCCGTTCCGCGCCGACCTGACCGGGCGAACCGACCTGTGCGGTGCGTTCAAGGTGCCCACGCTGCGCAACGTGGCGCTCGGCGGGCCGTACTTCCACAACGGTCGATTTGAAACGTTGAAGGAGGCGCTGCGTTTCTACGTGCGCCGCGACACCAACCCGGAAGAGTGGTACCCGCGCTTGCCCGACGGCTCGATCGACAAGTTCGACGACCTGCCGGCGGCCTGGAAAGGCAACGTCAATACAACCGAGGCGCCGTACAACCGCAAACCGGGCGACGCGCCCGCGCTCAATGACGCGGAGATCGACGACCTCATCGCATTTCTGAACACGCTCAACGACGGCTGGCAACCAAAGTAA
- a CDS encoding FAD:protein FMN transferase — MVRIVTCVTCFGIVAVMVDAANATAPGAVVRRARMVMGTLVEIEASTSNPSLLDEAFAALSGIEAAFSFFLPTSLLARINRARVGDEIDLLPWQDESLREVVAVERASGGCFNANLGAQLIELGLRPRLFETDDVPSGTAGEALEWLDTGHIRIRRRVCLDLGGFAKGAGVDAALARLGQAGVRHACVNAGGDLAVLGERSVALRAVGAWQRAGASLALCDEALASSVRYAMQGPFHGQAGLAVLGRDGRHLSLKAGGVAVRAPRCAIADALTKVVLVSGDLGHPLLAANSAAAIELE; from the coding sequence ATGGTTCGCATTGTTACATGTGTGACCTGCTTTGGTATAGTCGCCGTCATGGTTGATGCGGCGAATGCAACAGCGCCCGGCGCAGTGGTGCGGCGGGCGCGGATGGTGATGGGAACGCTGGTTGAAATTGAGGCCAGCACCTCCAATCCGTCCTTGCTTGACGAAGCCTTCGCGGCGCTTTCAGGGATAGAGGCTGCGTTCTCGTTCTTCCTGCCGACAAGTCTGCTGGCTCGTATCAACCGGGCCCGAGTGGGCGACGAGATCGACCTATTGCCTTGGCAGGACGAGTCGTTGCGTGAGGTGGTAGCGGTGGAGCGGGCCTCCGGGGGCTGCTTCAACGCCAACCTTGGCGCACAACTCATCGAACTGGGTTTGCGCCCGCGCTTGTTTGAGACGGACGACGTGCCGAGTGGTACTGCGGGTGAAGCGTTGGAATGGCTTGATACCGGCCACATTCGCATCCGGCGCCGCGTGTGCCTCGATCTTGGCGGCTTCGCCAAGGGTGCGGGCGTTGATGCCGCGCTGGCTCGCTTGGGGCAAGCGGGGGTACGACATGCGTGCGTGAACGCGGGCGGCGACTTAGCGGTGCTCGGCGAACGCAGTGTGGCGCTGCGGGCGGTTGGAGCTTGGCAGCGAGCCGGGGCGAGTCTGGCGCTTTGCGACGAGGCACTGGCCAGTTCAGTGCGCTACGCGATGCAGGGCCCGTTTCATGGGCAGGCGGGGCTTGCGGTGCTCGGTCGCGACGGCAGGCATCTCTCGCTCAAGGCAGGCGGCGTAGCGGTCCGAGCGCCGCGCTGCGCGATTGCGGATGCGCTGACCAAGGTGGTGTTGGTCAGCGGCGATCTGGGACATCCGCTGCTGGCAGCGAATTCTGCTGCCGCGATTGAACTGGAGTGA